One stretch of Nicotiana tabacum cultivar K326 chromosome 18, ASM71507v2, whole genome shotgun sequence DNA includes these proteins:
- the LOC107818727 gene encoding CASP-like protein 4D1: protein MADLPQYDFNEKPSSSSSSNKMPLFTLLARVVTLGSCVISLIVLQNNEITWMYNGMEGGRFNYEGYSSYRYMFGVLVAGIVYTILHIPFAAYYLVAKKRLVDHQGFRMLEFFGDKERAKSKVDKQK from the exons atggctgACTTACCTCAGTACGACTTTAATGAAAagccatcttcttcatcatcatccaataaaatgcCATTGTTTACACTATTGGCAAGGGTGGTAACCTTAGGCTCTTGTGTAATTTCATTAATTGTATTGCAGAATAATGAAATTACTTGGATGTACAATGGTATGGAAGGTGGGAGATTTAACTACGAGGGTTACAGTTCTTACAG GTACATGTTTGGTGTACTGGTAGCAGGAATTGTTTACACTATATTGCATATTCCCTTCGCAGCATATTACCTGGTAGCAAAGAAACGTCTCGTAGACCACCAGGGCTTTCGCATGCTTGAATTTTTTGGTGACAAG GAGCGTGCAAAGTCCAAAGTGGACAAGCAAAAGTGA